A genome region from Deltaproteobacteria bacterium includes the following:
- a CDS encoding integration host factor subunit beta: MNKSELIEKLAQRNDISLQEAEDIVGLILREMQEALRAGKRIEIRGFGSFVVKDYGSYWGRNPKTGEKIWVTPKRLPAFKLGKELKDRLKENGLSV; encoded by the coding sequence ATGAATAAATCTGAACTAATCGAGAAGCTTGCACAGCGCAACGACATTTCTTTGCAAGAGGCTGAGGATATTGTTGGATTAATTCTTAGAGAGATGCAAGAAGCGTTACGAGCGGGAAAACGCATAGAGATTCGTGGCTTCGGTAGCTTTGTGGTGAAGGATTATGGTAGCTATTGGGGACGCAATCCTAAGACCGGCGAAAAAATTTGGGTCACTCCTAAACGCCTGCCGGCGTTTAAGCTTGGGAAGGAATTAAAAGATAGATTAAAGGAAAACGGCCTTAGCGTTTGA
- a CDS encoding M23 family metallopeptidase yields MTCKHFIITCFCCLLTFCSACSLASYNRFYSFGKRPVYHRVSSGETLYQISQRYGVSVRDLALRNGVRDPRELMVGQRLLVAYSYGGSRVSERHRRGIFGYDSGNEKFTIGNGRLSWPVPGGRLVSRFGRRWTSYHDGIDIAANGGTPVYAAHTARVVYSGNGLSGYGNLLILRDSTGLLTVYAHNRRLLVDKGKLVRRGQVIAEVGSTGRASGPHLHFEVRARSSSSANYVSVDPLVYFGNSKVKSPEYRRNNSLNPILAKASW; encoded by the coding sequence TTGACGTGCAAGCATTTCATAATAACCTGCTTTTGTTGCCTCTTAACTTTTTGTTCTGCTTGTAGTTTAGCGTCTTATAATCGCTTTTATTCGTTTGGGAAGCGGCCAGTTTATCATCGCGTTAGCTCGGGCGAGACTCTATACCAAATCTCTCAGCGCTATGGCGTCTCGGTTAGAGATTTGGCGCTTAGAAATGGAGTGAGAGATCCACGTGAGCTCATGGTGGGGCAACGGCTGTTGGTGGCATATTCTTATGGAGGCTCGAGAGTTTCAGAGCGCCATAGGCGCGGTATTTTTGGCTACGATAGTGGTAATGAGAAGTTTACAATCGGCAATGGAAGGCTCAGCTGGCCTGTGCCTGGTGGTAGATTAGTGTCGAGATTCGGGCGTCGCTGGACTTCTTATCACGATGGAATTGATATTGCGGCTAATGGGGGGACACCGGTTTACGCCGCTCATACGGCAAGAGTGGTGTATAGTGGTAACGGATTAAGCGGGTATGGCAATCTTCTCATCCTGAGAGATTCAACTGGTTTGTTGACGGTTTATGCACATAATAGAAGGCTGCTGGTTGATAAGGGGAAGCTAGTTCGGCGTGGGCAAGTTATTGCGGAAGTTGGCAGTACGGGGAGGGCTAGTGGTCCTCACCTTCACTTTGAGGTGCGTGCTCGGAGCAGCAGTTCGGCGAATTACGTTTCTGTAGATCCACTTGTCTATTTTGGCAATTCAAAAGTGAAATCTCCGGAATACCGACGCAATAATAGCCTGAATCCCATATTAGCTAAGGCATCGTGGTAA